The Anaerolineales bacterium region CGCAGGCGCTGCGCAAGCTCTCCGGCGTCATTCGTCAGACGAATACGGCGGTAATCTTCACAAACCAGCTACGCCAGAAGATCGGCGTCATGTTCGGCAACCCGGAAACGACCACGGGCGGCATGGCCCTCAAGTTCTACGCCTCGGTGCGCATGGATGTGCGCCGAGTGCAGTCTATTAAAGAAGGCCAGGATATTGTAGGCAGCCGCACCCGGGTGCGTATCGTCAAAAACAAGGTTTCGGCCCCCTTCCGCACCGCCGAATTTGACATCATGTATAATGAAGGCATATCCAAGGCTGGCGACCTGCTGGACTTGGCTAGCCAAATGGACATCATCACCAAGCGCGGCTCGCATTATTTGTACGGCGAGGAGCGTTTGGGGCAAGGCCGTGAGACTGCGAAAGCCTTCTTGCGGGAGAACAAAAACCTGGCCGCCGAGATCGAACAAAAGGTGCGTGCCCAGGCAGACCCCAACATGCTGTTGGGCCCTGCCGAGCCCACTGAGGAAGATTAGGCAGCCAGGCCGGCCACAGGCCGGCTAGCTTTTCAACTGAATTCTGGACGATGTCCAAACAAGCCCGTACCTGCGTGCAGGCACGAGCGGTTTGGACGGGCTGATACGTAACGCTACGCACATGATTTCACTCGCGCACCTGTGTACTGCTTCAACAAGGAAACTTTCGCGCCTGTAAAACCTCGGCACCCGCGGCTCTTGCCGTAGTGTGCCCGTAGCACAACCTATCAGCAGCACATCCTCAGAACCAGCCAAAGCAGCCGCGGCCCTGGCCCAGCGGCTGTTTTTTGTTTGGTTATGGCGACGATCACGGCAATCACTCAACAAAAGCGCAACCCCAACCGGGTCAATATCTACCTGGATGGCGAATATGCCTTCCCGCTGGCCAAGATCGTGGCCGCATGGCTGAAACTGGGCCAGGAGCTTGCCCCCGAGAAGATCGCCGAATTGCAAGCCAAAGACGGCGTTGAAGCCGCTTTGCAGCGCGCCCTCAACTTCATCAGCTACCGCCCCCGCTCCACCGCCGAGGTGCAGCGCAACCTCAAGAAGTTTGAGGTTGCGCCAGACGTGATCGACGCGGTTGTGCAGCGTCTGCAGGCCAACGGCCTGCTGGACGATGCCGACTTCGCCCGCCGCTGGGTGGAAGACCGCGCCGCCTTCAAGCCGCGCAGCGCCCGCGCCCTGCGCATGGAGCTGCGCCTCAAGGGGATGCCAGACGCACTTATTGACGATGCCGTGCAGGATATTGACGAGCACGCATTGGCCAGCCAGGCCGCTGAGCGCAAACTGCGCCAGCTGCTGGGGTTGGATTGGGAAACCTTCCGCACCAAGCTTGGCGCGCACCTGGCCCGCCGCGGCTTCGGCTACGACATCGTAGCCGATGTCTGCCGCGAGGCCTGGCAGCGCGCCCACTCACAAGAAACGAGGTAACACTAAAAGCATGGATAACCAACTCATCATCATTGGCGTAGCGGTGGTCGCCGCCGCCCTGGGCTTCGTGGTGCGCCACCTACAGGTGCAGAGCGCCAAACGTCGCAACCAGGAGGAGGCCGATCGCATCCTGGCCCAGGCGCGCGAGGAGGCCAAGAACGTAGAGCTCAAGGCCAAGAACGAAGCGCTGGAGCTGCGCCAGAACGCCGAAGCCGATATCGAGCGCAAGCGCAAGGATCTCAGCCGCGAAGATGACCGGCTGCGTAGCCGCCGCTCAGACCTGGACAACCGCACCGAGAAACTGGAAGAGCGCGAGCAAACCCTGAACAAGCGCCAGAGCAATCTGGACAAGCGCAACAACGAGCTTGACGAGCAGCGCGGCGAGATCGTCAAGAAACTGGAAAGCGTCTCCTCCATGACGCGGGATGAAGCCCGCAAAGTGCTGATGGACGAGGTGGAGAAGGAATCACGCGGCGATATGGCTCGCATCATCCGCCAGATCGAGGCCGAAGCCAAGGAAGAGGGCGACAAGCGCGCCCGCAACCTGGTGGCGATGGCCGTGCAGCGCGTCGCCTCTGAGTACGTATCGGAGAACACCACCTCGGTGGTGACCCTGCCCTCAGACGACATGAAGGGCCGCATCATCGGCCGCAACGGCCGCAACATCCGCTCCTTTGAGCAGGTGGCCGGCGTGGATGTGATCGTGGACGATACGCCTGAGGCGGTCACCATCTCCAGCTTCGACCCTGTGCGGCGCGAAGTTGCCCGGCGCACGCTGCAGAAGCTGGTGCAGGACGGGCGCATCCACCCCGCCAGCATCGAGAAGATCCTCAAGAAAGAGCAAGACGAGGTGGATAAGACCATGGTCGAAGCCGGCGAGAACGCCGTCTACGAAGCCGGTGTGCCGCACCTGCACAAAGAGGTCGTCAAGATGCTGGGCCGCTTGAAATACCGCACCTCCTACGGGCAGAACCAGCTCGCCCACGCCGTGGAAGCCGCCGGCCTGGCTGGCGTCATTGCCACTGAGCTGGGCGCCAATGTGGAGCTGGCCAAGATGGGCGGCCTGCTGCACGACCTGGGCAAGGCGATGGACCACAACGTGGAGGGCACGCACGCCGCGATTGGCGCCGAGTTCGCCAAGCGCTACGGCGTCAACCCGCTGGTGGTCAACGCCATCGCCGCCCACCACCATGAGGTGGAGCAGGAGAGCGTGGAAGCCGTGATCGTGGAGGCGGCCGACGCCATCTCCGGCGCCCGCCCCGGCGCCCGCCGTGAGAGCCTGGAGCAGTACATCAAGCGCATCAAGGCTCTCGAGGATATGGCCAACTCCTACAAGGGTGTGACGCAGAGTTATGCACTGCAGGCCGGCCGCGAAGTGCGCATCATTGTGCGCCCCGAGGACGTGGACGATCTGGAAGCCGCCCGCATGGCGCGTGACATCGCCAAGAAGATCGAGGAGACCATGCAGTACCCCGGCCAGATCAAGGTCACCGTGCTGCGCGAGACGCGTGCCAGCGAGTTTGCGAAGTAAAAAGTACTACAGAGGGTACAAAGAGGCAGCCCCACCAGGCTGCCTCTTATGTTTGTTATTAATAAAGATCGATGTTTTATGAGGTCGAGGCAGCCCGCCCCCAATCTAAGCAGGCATCCCATGCCTCATTACTTCCGGCGTAATCCTTTGAACCAGCCACAAATACAATGTCATGCTTGTGGCAAAAGTAGAGTTGATTCCATTTCTCATACGCGTTCTCGTATTCCGAAAGGATCTTTTTGTGTTCGTCCATTGCTTGTTGATACTTCTTTTCTGGTTCATCTTTGGAATGTATTAAATTTGCAGCTAACACAGCGACTAGCAGGCCAAGAACTGGGCCTGCACAAAGGATTGACCCCGCCCAATCCTCGGATGCACGGGACAGTAGGTAAGCCGAAACACCCCAGAAAGGCAAAAATAAGCATCCAATAGTAGAACCAACTTCATCAAACTCCTTTCGATTCGGCCCTTTGGGTGGTTCCGCAGGCGCCAAGAGTTCTGCAAGCCTGCTTTGACTAAAACTGGCCGACTGAGTGCTTGAGTGCAAGTAACCCGTACTTAATCTGTTCCCACCAGGCTCACTATAGATATCTGTAGTACCGCTAGATGTAGAACGAGTTGAGGAGTGTGCCGTCCCAGAGGCAAGGATAGCTGAGACTTTCTGAACATCGAATGGTTTTTCACATAGTGGGCAATCATATGGAGAGGGCTTGAGCTTAACATCAACTTCGAGCCGAGTCTTTGGCACTTCCGGCTTAGCTCTCCCACAATGCGGGCAAAAGTTAAATGTCTCCTCGTAACTTCCACCACAACCACTGCAAACTGGCATAGTAATCTCCCAACCCCTGATGACAGCACAAAGAGTAAAGCAATCTTGGAGATGTGTCAAGAAAAGGTAATTTAGCTACAAGTACGTCTACTCAGCCGTTTGCCCACGAGGGCCTTGTCCAACACCTTCATTTTTTGGGGGCACGAGGTCGGCGACTGGGCGGAAAACGTGGGATAACGGCAAAAATTATCCTACCGGCTTGGCGGACCGGGAGAGCCACACGAGCACAGCTGCAGGTCGCCGCCTGCTGAGCCCAAGGGAGGCCGATAGCTCTGCTTACATGAACAGGGAAACCAAACAGGCTGCGGGGCGGGCGCTGCTAACGCTCGCCCCGCAGCCTGATCAAAACACTAAGCAAAAGCTTACGCGGCCTGTTTGCTCATATAGAACAGGGTGTAGTCAATGTTTCCGGGAGAATAGCCAAATTCAGTCAACATCTGAGCCAGTTCGGCGCGATGCTGCATGCTGTGGAACAGCAGCTGCTTGAGCAGCAACAGGCGCTGGCGGGTGAACTCTTCGCCGGTGGAGACCTTATAGGTCACGGAACCTTGCAGCTCCTCATCGCTGGCGGCGGCCAGGTACTTGCGCATCTCGGCCTCTTCGGCCTGCCAGCGCGCCTGTATGGCGGCCAGGTCGGCAAACTGCTCGGGCTTGACTGGTTCGTACGGCTGGCCCATGCAGCGCACGCGGTAGGCATATTCCGCCGAAAGCGTGTGCACTAGGGTCTCCTTCACGCTCTTGATCGGGAAGCGGGTCTCTTCCTCAAACTGCTCGGGGGTCAGCTTGGCAGCTTGCGCCAGGATCAGGTCGCGCCCCCAGCAAGTGAAATCGTACATGTCCAACAACAGTTCTTTCAGCATCGTTCTCCTTAGTCTTGCAAAAACGGGTTGTGTTCGCGCTCCAGCCCCACTGTGGTCTCGGGCCCGTGACCGGGCAGCAGACGTACATCGTCCGGCAGGCTGAGGACTTCGCGAAAAATACTATCGATCAAGGTCTTATGGTCCGCGCCGGGTAGATCGGTGCGGCCAATGCTCATTTGAAAGATGACATCACCGCAGAACATCAGCCCTTCGCTGGGCGCATAGAACATCACGCTGCCGCGTGAGTGGCCGGGTGCAAAGCGCACCTCCAGCGGGGTCTTGCCAATGTACAGGGTCTGCCCGCCGGCCAGATCGATCGTGGGCTCGGGGCCGGGGTCAAAGCTCAGGCCATAGTTGCGCGCCCCGCCGCCGGCGCGCCACAGCACGTAATCCTCCGGGTGCAGAGCCACCTGGGGCGGCGTGGGGCTACCGTCGGCCACGGCAGCCGCGCCGCCGAAGTGGTCCCAATGCGCATGGGTCAGCCAGATAGCGGCGGTGCGCCAGCTGCGCGCCTGCATCTGCTCCAGGATCAGATGCCCATCCCATGAGGGATCAATCACCACCGCATCCTTACTATTCGGCTCGGCCACGATGTAGCAATTGGTCTGAGCCGGACCCAGGGTCATTTTCACAATTTCAAGCGACATAACAGCGGGATTATACTTTGCGCAAGGCACACGCCTTTCGTACACCACCACTTCGAAGGAGATTGCATGCCCAAGTACCTGCCGGAACCGTTCCGCATTAAGGTCGTCGAGCCTATCCAGCTCATCAGCCAGGCGGAGCGTGAGAAAGCGCTGAAAGCTGCAGGCTACAACGTGTTTGGCCTGCGCGCTCAAGATGTGTACATCGACCTGATGACCGACTCGGGCACTGGCGCCATGAGCCAAGCGCAATGGTCGGCCATGATGTCTGGAGATGAATCGTACGCGGGGGCACGTTCGTTCTTCCGCCTCAAAGAAGTGATGGAGGATATTTTCGGCTTCAAGCATTTTGTGCCCACCCACCAGGGCCGCGCCGCCGAAAACATTCTGACCGCCGTGCTGCTCAAACAGGGCCAGTTCGTGCCCTCCAACATGCATTTCGACACGACCGAGGGCAACATCCTGGCGCGCGGCGGCGTACCCACCAATCTGATCAAGCAGGTCGCCTACGAGCCGCAAACCGTGGTGGACTTCAAGGGTGACATGGACACTGAGGCGCTCAAGGCCTGGATCGAGGAGAAAGGCCCGTCCAATATTCCGTTTGGCATGCTGACCATCACCAACAACGCAGGCGGCGGCCAGCCGGTTTCGTTGGCTAACATCCGCGCCGTTTCAAAGATATACCGCAGCTACAACATCCCCTTCTTTATTGATGCCTGCCGCTATGCTGAGAACGCTTACTTCATCAAGCTGCGCGAGCCGGGCTATGCCGACAAGACCCCGTTGGAGATCGCCCGCGAGATCTTTTCCCTGGCCGACGGGGCCACGATGAGCGCCAAGAAGGACGGCATGGTCAACATTGGCGGCTTCCTGGCGATGAACGACGACAAGTTGTTTGAGCGGGTGCGCGCCGAGCTGATCCTGCGCGAGGGCTTCCCCACCTACGGCGGCCTGGCTGGCCGCGATCTGGACGCACTGGCCGTGGGCCTGCGCGATG contains the following coding sequences:
- a CDS encoding RecX family transcriptional regulator — encoded protein: MATITAITQQKRNPNRVNIYLDGEYAFPLAKIVAAWLKLGQELAPEKIAELQAKDGVEAALQRALNFISYRPRSTAEVQRNLKKFEVAPDVIDAVVQRLQANGLLDDADFARRWVEDRAAFKPRSARALRMELRLKGMPDALIDDAVQDIDEHALASQAAERKLRQLLGLDWETFRTKLGAHLARRGFGYDIVADVCREAWQRAHSQETR
- a CDS encoding MBL fold metallo-hydrolase translates to MSLEIVKMTLGPAQTNCYIVAEPNSKDAVVIDPSWDGHLILEQMQARSWRTAAIWLTHAHWDHFGGAAAVADGSPTPPQVALHPEDYVLWRAGGGARNYGLSFDPGPEPTIDLAGGQTLYIGKTPLEVRFAPGHSRGSVMFYAPSEGLMFCGDVIFQMSIGRTDLPGADHKTLIDSIFREVLSLPDDVRLLPGHGPETTVGLEREHNPFLQD
- a CDS encoding DinB family protein: MLKELLLDMYDFTCWGRDLILAQAAKLTPEQFEEETRFPIKSVKETLVHTLSAEYAYRVRCMGQPYEPVKPEQFADLAAIQARWQAEEAEMRKYLAAASDEELQGSVTYKVSTGEEFTRQRLLLLKQLLFHSMQHRAELAQMLTEFGYSPGNIDYTLFYMSKQAA
- a CDS encoding tryptophanase codes for the protein MPKYLPEPFRIKVVEPIQLISQAEREKALKAAGYNVFGLRAQDVYIDLMTDSGTGAMSQAQWSAMMSGDESYAGARSFFRLKEVMEDIFGFKHFVPTHQGRAAENILTAVLLKQGQFVPSNMHFDTTEGNILARGGVPTNLIKQVAYEPQTVVDFKGDMDTEALKAWIEEKGPSNIPFGMLTITNNAGGGQPVSLANIRAVSKIYRSYNIPFFIDACRYAENAYFIKLREPGYADKTPLEIAREIFSLADGATMSAKKDGMVNIGGFLAMNDDKLFERVRAELILREGFPTYGGLAGRDLDALAVGLRDGLQEDYLAYRLAQTAYAADRIRAAGMPLIEPTGGHAIYLDAAGLLPHLSREQLPGQALSVALYQYGGIRAVEMGTVAFGQLVDGQWKFPPLELVRLAIPRRTYTQSHFDYAAEVIGEIKADASKIHGMKMTYAPELLRHFTAQFEYL
- the rny gene encoding ribonuclease Y, coding for MDNQLIIIGVAVVAAALGFVVRHLQVQSAKRRNQEEADRILAQAREEAKNVELKAKNEALELRQNAEADIERKRKDLSREDDRLRSRRSDLDNRTEKLEEREQTLNKRQSNLDKRNNELDEQRGEIVKKLESVSSMTRDEARKVLMDEVEKESRGDMARIIRQIEAEAKEEGDKRARNLVAMAVQRVASEYVSENTTSVVTLPSDDMKGRIIGRNGRNIRSFEQVAGVDVIVDDTPEAVTISSFDPVRREVARRTLQKLVQDGRIHPASIEKILKKEQDEVDKTMVEAGENAVYEAGVPHLHKEVVKMLGRLKYRTSYGQNQLAHAVEAAGLAGVIATELGANVELAKMGGLLHDLGKAMDHNVEGTHAAIGAEFAKRYGVNPLVVNAIAAHHHEVEQESVEAVIVEAADAISGARPGARRESLEQYIKRIKALEDMANSYKGVTQSYALQAGREVRIIVRPEDVDDLEAARMARDIAKKIEETMQYPGQIKVTVLRETRASEFAK
- the recA gene encoding recombinase RecA; amino-acid sequence: MSKEKDNALQNALEQITKRWGEGSIMRLGESESMEVDAIPTGSLSLDLALGVGGVPRGRVTEIYGPESSGKTTICQHIVAEVQQRGGTAAYVDMEHALDPNYAAKCGVDVEKLLVSQPDTGEQALEIAEALVRSGAVDVVVVDSVAALVPRSEIEGDMGDATMGMQARLMSQALRKLSGVIRQTNTAVIFTNQLRQKIGVMFGNPETTTGGMALKFYASVRMDVRRVQSIKEGQDIVGSRTRVRIVKNKVSAPFRTAEFDIMYNEGISKAGDLLDLASQMDIITKRGSHYLYGEERLGQGRETAKAFLRENKNLAAEIEQKVRAQADPNMLLGPAEPTEED